The following proteins are co-located in the Desulfatitalea tepidiphila genome:
- the priA gene encoding replication restart helicase PriA, whose protein sequence is MHEATPNGPTIHLIDVAVALPVFDSYTYRVPVDLLPDLAVGKRVLVPFGRRRVTGYMLQFTDQIPDAAVKNIVSVLDDQPLFPPGMISFFRWTADYYMHPLGEVIQTALPTGINLAEQVRYTISDHGRRELGGQPLAPWERILCDHLLEGPCRPAFLRRLAGDAFSQSRLDAWEKQGWIVRQQALSGGRTRPKTVRFASLTATPSLDMGRLSSARRTIMEVLMTHGPVALSDLKSVLPTAAHLVRAMARDGQLRIEERVVYRDPLGDPITPDQPPKLTAEQHQAVTSMGAALGKGFHTFLLAGVTGSGKTEVYLQLAAMALEQGLAVLVLVPEIALISQTERAFRARFGECVALLHSGLSSGERYDQWRRIMAGEATIAVGARSAIFAPFAGTIGLIIVDEEHDDSYKQEGALRYNARDLAVVRARQHGAVAVLGSATPSLQSAYNALNGKFSKISLYERVDRQMLPRIVIQDLTAIREERGIRRFLTTELLAAMRTTLERKEQVLLFLNRRGFAGSLICADCGQAVRCKHCDISLTHHQQANVYQCHYCGFSRSAVSRCERCGSARIIGLGIGTERLEMEIQKIFPTARVARMDRDTTRRKGALIKILKDLRDRRIDILIGTQMVAKGHDYPNITLVGIICADLSLSLPDFRAGERTFQLLAQVAGRAGRGKVPGHVILQTYNPAHFSITTARDQDYDEFFRQEIEFRKVLGYPPFTRMVQIRMTGPDAQRLAAFAERLGEAGRQMLAQRPVDGRVEIMGPIEAPLHRIANQFRWQMLLKGPAVVPLHRFVRELLAHKEVQANRGRIHVGVDVDPVFLM, encoded by the coding sequence GTGCATGAAGCCACCCCCAACGGACCAACGATTCACCTGATCGACGTGGCCGTCGCCTTGCCCGTTTTCGATTCCTATACCTATCGGGTGCCGGTCGATCTATTGCCGGATCTGGCGGTCGGCAAACGGGTGCTGGTGCCTTTCGGCAGGCGCCGGGTGACCGGTTATATGCTCCAATTCACGGACCAGATCCCCGATGCGGCGGTTAAGAACATCGTCTCCGTGCTTGACGACCAGCCGCTTTTCCCGCCTGGAATGATATCCTTTTTTCGATGGACGGCCGATTACTACATGCATCCGCTGGGCGAGGTGATTCAAACGGCTTTGCCCACCGGTATCAACCTGGCCGAACAGGTGCGCTACACCATCAGCGACCACGGACGCCGGGAACTGGGCGGTCAGCCTCTGGCCCCATGGGAACGCATCTTATGCGACCACCTTTTAGAGGGCCCCTGCCGGCCGGCCTTTCTCAGGCGCCTGGCCGGCGACGCCTTTTCCCAGTCACGTCTTGACGCATGGGAAAAGCAGGGTTGGATCGTTCGACAGCAGGCCCTTTCGGGCGGTCGGACGCGACCCAAGACCGTTCGCTTCGCGAGTCTGACCGCAACTCCTTCCCTGGATATGGGGCGGTTATCCTCCGCACGGCGTACGATCATGGAGGTGTTGATGACTCATGGGCCAGTGGCGTTGAGTGATCTCAAGAGCGTTCTGCCCACAGCGGCCCATCTGGTCCGCGCCATGGCCAGAGACGGGCAACTCAGGATCGAGGAGCGGGTCGTCTACCGAGACCCGCTGGGAGATCCGATTACCCCGGACCAACCCCCGAAATTGACCGCCGAGCAGCATCAGGCCGTCACTTCCATGGGGGCGGCCCTGGGAAAGGGGTTTCACACCTTTCTGCTGGCCGGCGTAACCGGATCGGGCAAAACCGAGGTCTACCTGCAACTTGCGGCCATGGCCCTCGAACAAGGACTTGCCGTCCTCGTGCTGGTCCCTGAGATTGCCCTCATCTCCCAGACCGAGCGCGCCTTCCGGGCCCGCTTCGGCGAGTGCGTGGCTCTGTTGCACAGCGGATTGTCCAGCGGCGAGAGGTACGATCAGTGGCGAAGGATCATGGCGGGTGAGGCCACCATTGCCGTGGGTGCCCGCTCGGCCATCTTCGCGCCGTTTGCCGGCACCATCGGATTGATTATCGTCGACGAAGAGCACGACGATTCATACAAGCAGGAAGGGGCCTTGCGCTACAATGCGCGCGATCTGGCCGTGGTGCGCGCCCGCCAGCACGGTGCGGTGGCAGTCCTCGGTTCGGCCACGCCGTCGCTGCAATCCGCCTATAACGCACTTAATGGCAAATTTTCCAAGATCAGCCTCTATGAACGGGTAGACCGCCAGATGCTGCCCCGGATCGTGATCCAGGACCTCACGGCGATTCGCGAAGAGCGCGGCATCCGGCGTTTTCTGACCACCGAACTGTTGGCAGCCATGCGCACCACCCTGGAGCGCAAGGAACAGGTACTGCTCTTTTTGAACCGCCGCGGGTTCGCCGGCAGCCTGATCTGCGCCGATTGCGGCCAGGCCGTACGCTGCAAACACTGCGATATTTCGTTGACCCACCATCAGCAGGCCAACGTCTATCAGTGTCACTACTGCGGCTTCAGCCGGTCCGCGGTCTCCCGCTGCGAACGGTGCGGATCGGCGCGGATCATCGGCCTGGGGATCGGTACCGAGCGTCTGGAAATGGAGATCCAGAAGATTTTTCCCACGGCCCGCGTGGCCCGCATGGACCGTGACACCACCCGGCGCAAGGGGGCCCTGATCAAGATCCTCAAGGATTTGCGCGACCGACGCATCGATATCCTGATCGGCACCCAGATGGTGGCCAAGGGCCACGACTACCCCAACATCACCCTGGTGGGCATCATCTGCGCCGACCTGTCGCTGAGCTTGCCCGATTTCCGGGCCGGAGAGCGCACCTTTCAACTGCTGGCCCAGGTGGCCGGTCGCGCAGGACGCGGCAAGGTGCCGGGCCATGTAATCCTGCAAACCTATAACCCGGCGCACTTCAGTATTACCACGGCCCGTGACCAGGATTACGACGAATTTTTCCGGCAGGAGATCGAATTCCGAAAAGTCTTGGGGTATCCGCCCTTTACCCGCATGGTGCAGATCCGCATGACCGGGCCGGACGCGCAGCGTCTGGCCGCTTTTGCGGAGCGGCTGGGCGAAGCGGGTCGGCAGATGCTGGCCCAACGTCCGGTCGATGGCCGGGTGGAGATCATGGGCCCCATCGAGGCGCCGCTGCACCGGATCGCCAATCAATTCCGCTGGCAGATGTTGCTCAAGGGGCCGGCTGTCGTTCCGCTGCATCGGTTCGTACGCGAGCTGCTCGCCCACAAGGAGGTTCAGGCGAACAGGGGTCGCATCCACGTCGGCGTGGATGTCGATCCCGTTTTTCTCATGTGA
- a CDS encoding sigma-54 interaction domain-containing protein, giving the protein MTIDENNFFRESTLRICSSLDIEKAMQRCLQFLVEIIPASRMCFHVYDRELGIVETVAMATANTCEAMAQRTPLSARGRRQVEEQRASRTKLVERMGDDAVAGPVVRHFGAEDLSGLLLDLALERKFIGTVSVFGEPGRRFNAEHVSLLSLLNMPFAIALANSLRYRELRKLRDMLADDNRYLQDELRQIAGEEVVGAAYGLRDIMEMVHQVAPLDSPVLLLGETGVGKEVLANAIHRLSSRRNGPFIRVNCGAIPGTLMDSELFGHEKGAFTGALARKRGRFERADGGTIFLDEIGELSAEAQVRLLRVLQDKAIERVGGSETVHIDIRVIAATHRNLEQMLTDGQFREDLYFRLRVFPIVIPPLRQRSEDIPALVQHFIQKKAREMKLSVVPGVAPGALERLIGYSWPGNARELENAVERALIVSRGEPLAFKDVGTGVMSARPQKNAYFPREVVQSLDTVAAQHIRKVLDLCNGRVEGEQGAAQLLRIHPSTLRKRMKKLGIAFGRNSNK; this is encoded by the coding sequence ATGACCATCGACGAGAACAACTTTTTCCGCGAATCCACCCTGCGGATTTGCAGCAGCCTGGATATTGAAAAAGCCATGCAGCGCTGCCTGCAGTTTCTGGTGGAGATTATTCCGGCCAGTCGCATGTGCTTCCATGTCTACGACCGCGAGCTGGGCATCGTGGAGACCGTGGCCATGGCCACGGCCAACACTTGCGAAGCCATGGCCCAGCGTACGCCGCTGTCGGCCCGGGGCCGCCGGCAGGTCGAGGAACAGCGCGCATCGCGTACCAAGCTGGTCGAGCGCATGGGCGACGATGCCGTGGCTGGGCCGGTGGTACGCCATTTCGGCGCCGAGGATCTTTCCGGCCTGTTGCTCGATCTGGCCCTGGAGCGCAAGTTCATCGGCACGGTTTCCGTTTTCGGGGAGCCGGGACGGCGATTCAATGCCGAGCACGTGAGCCTGCTCTCCCTCTTGAACATGCCGTTCGCCATCGCCCTGGCCAACAGCCTGCGATATCGTGAACTGCGCAAGCTGCGCGACATGCTGGCCGATGACAACCGCTATCTGCAGGACGAACTGCGCCAGATCGCCGGTGAAGAGGTGGTCGGTGCCGCATACGGCCTCAGGGACATCATGGAGATGGTGCACCAGGTGGCGCCGCTGGACAGCCCCGTCCTGCTGCTGGGTGAAACCGGCGTGGGCAAGGAGGTGCTGGCCAACGCCATTCACCGTCTCTCCTCGCGCCGCAACGGACCTTTTATCCGGGTCAACTGCGGCGCCATTCCGGGCACCCTCATGGACAGCGAGCTCTTCGGCCACGAAAAGGGGGCCTTCACCGGGGCTCTCGCTCGAAAGCGGGGTCGATTCGAGCGTGCTGACGGCGGCACGATCTTCCTGGACGAGATCGGTGAGCTTTCGGCCGAGGCCCAGGTGCGCCTGTTGCGGGTTCTGCAGGACAAGGCCATCGAGCGGGTGGGCGGCAGTGAAACCGTCCACATCGATATCCGGGTGATCGCCGCCACCCATCGCAACCTCGAACAGATGCTGACCGACGGCCAGTTCCGCGAAGACCTCTACTTCCGCTTGCGCGTGTTTCCCATCGTCATCCCCCCGCTGCGTCAGCGCAGCGAGGACATACCGGCCCTGGTTCAGCATTTCATTCAGAAAAAGGCGCGTGAGATGAAGCTTTCGGTGGTTCCCGGTGTGGCGCCAGGCGCTTTGGAACGCCTGATCGGCTACAGCTGGCCGGGCAATGCCCGCGAGTTGGAAAACGCGGTGGAGCGCGCCCTGATCGTCAGCCGGGGCGAGCCCCTGGCGTTCAAGGATGTCGGTACCGGCGTCATGTCCGCGAGGCCTCAGAAAAACGCATACTTCCCTCGTGAAGTCGTTCAATCGCTGGATACTGTGGCGGCTCAGCATATCCGCAAGGTTCTGGACCTGTGTAACGGGCGGGTCGAAGGCGAGCAGGGGGCGGCCCAACTGCTGCGGATTCACCCCTCGACACTGCGCAAGCGGATGAAAAAGCTGGGGATTGCATTCGGCCGCAATTCCAACAAATAA
- a CDS encoding acyl-CoA dehydrogenase family protein, which translates to MEFELTKEQIQIQKAVRDFVKGQFKKDEIQDLIERHAYPERLWKKAAELGFIGIHFPEKYSGQGLGVMENILVAEELARGDSTIGTCLLIADFASELVLHFGTDEQKEKWLPKVAEGQCLSCGAFTEPDHGSDITTVETTAVKDGNEWVINGSKIFITNSGPLAGFYNVLCKTDPDAAKSHRGLSMILVEADRPGVGYQDVGKKMGITLSYTAEVTFKDVRVPIKNLVGQENKGFYHLLEFFDESRILVAAQGLGIAQGGFDRALAYVKQREQFGKKIAQYQATQHKLADMATKIECARLLVYKAAWNFDQGRIDPKLTSMAKMYAARTAVEVCDEAIQLLGGYGYMEEYEVERFYRDAKITEIYEGTKEIQKNTIASAILGKLK; encoded by the coding sequence ATGGAGTTTGAACTTACCAAGGAACAGATCCAGATCCAGAAAGCGGTCAGAGACTTCGTCAAAGGCCAATTTAAAAAGGACGAGATCCAGGATCTGATCGAACGCCACGCCTACCCCGAGCGGTTGTGGAAAAAGGCGGCTGAATTGGGTTTCATCGGCATTCACTTTCCGGAAAAATATTCCGGACAGGGCCTGGGCGTTATGGAAAACATCCTGGTGGCCGAAGAGCTGGCCCGTGGCGACAGCACCATCGGCACCTGCCTGCTGATCGCCGATTTCGCTTCGGAGCTGGTCCTGCATTTCGGTACGGATGAACAGAAGGAAAAATGGTTGCCCAAGGTGGCCGAAGGCCAATGCCTCTCCTGCGGTGCCTTTACCGAACCGGATCATGGGTCGGATATCACCACCGTGGAAACCACGGCGGTCAAGGACGGGAACGAGTGGGTCATCAACGGTTCCAAAATTTTTATCACCAACAGCGGCCCGCTGGCCGGTTTTTACAACGTGCTGTGCAAGACCGATCCGGATGCCGCCAAATCCCACAGGGGACTGAGCATGATCCTGGTCGAGGCGGACCGGCCGGGCGTGGGCTATCAGGATGTGGGCAAGAAGATGGGCATCACCCTGAGTTATACGGCCGAAGTGACCTTCAAGGATGTCCGCGTTCCGATTAAAAATCTGGTCGGCCAGGAGAACAAAGGTTTCTACCACCTGCTCGAGTTCTTCGACGAAAGCCGAATCCTGGTCGCGGCCCAGGGCCTGGGGATCGCCCAGGGCGGTTTCGACCGCGCCCTGGCCTATGTCAAGCAGCGTGAGCAGTTCGGCAAGAAAATCGCCCAATACCAGGCGACCCAGCACAAGCTGGCCGACATGGCCACCAAGATCGAGTGCGCCCGCCTGCTCGTATACAAGGCGGCCTGGAATTTCGACCAGGGACGTATCGATCCCAAGCTGACCTCCATGGCCAAGATGTATGCGGCGCGCACCGCCGTCGAGGTGTGCGACGAGGCGATCCAGTTGCTGGGCGGTTACGGATACATGGAAGAGTACGAAGTGGAACGTTTCTACCGGGATGCCAAGATCACCGAAATCTATGAAGGCACCAAGGAGATCCAGAAAAACACGATTGCCAGCGCCATTCTGGGCAAACTCAAGTAG
- a CDS encoding HAD family hydrolase, with protein sequence MKPNDLKVVAFDCDGVMFDSSRANRAYYDHILQHFCRPPMTDAQFAYAHMHTVSGALAHLFEDSDLLVEVRAYCRELSYMPFIPHMVIEPHLKELLAFLRPAYGTGIATNRTNTMARVLEVHGLTDYFDKVVTASDVHNAKPDPEQLLVLLDHFQIEPLQMLFIGDSELDAMAAQDAGVPFVAFGNPALEAEVHLQNLGQLKRLLTT encoded by the coding sequence TTGAAACCGAATGATCTGAAAGTGGTGGCCTTCGATTGCGACGGCGTGATGTTTGATTCATCCCGGGCCAATCGGGCCTATTACGACCATATTCTGCAACACTTCTGCCGGCCGCCCATGACCGATGCCCAGTTCGCCTATGCCCACATGCATACGGTCAGCGGTGCCCTGGCCCACCTGTTCGAAGACTCCGACCTTCTCGTCGAGGTGCGCGCTTACTGCCGCGAGTTGAGCTACATGCCCTTCATCCCGCACATGGTGATTGAACCCCATCTCAAGGAGTTGCTCGCATTTTTGCGTCCTGCTTATGGGACCGGCATCGCCACCAATCGGACCAACACCATGGCCCGTGTGCTCGAAGTGCACGGGTTGACCGATTATTTCGATAAAGTGGTGACGGCCAGCGATGTCCACAATGCCAAGCCCGACCCGGAGCAGCTTCTGGTGCTTCTGGACCATTTTCAAATCGAACCGTTGCAGATGCTCTTCATCGGCGATTCCGAGCTCGACGCCATGGCCGCCCAAGATGCGGGCGTTCCTTTCGTCGCGTTCGGCAACCCCGCCCTGGAAGCCGAGGTGCATTTGCAGAATCTGGGGCAGCTCAAGCGGCTTTTGACAACCTGA
- a CDS encoding DUF1573 domain-containing protein, producing the protein MLHKFTHLTIMLAVSLFGLIGFVDNGLCDTRPAAQSQEPAQTAKTPKVYFPDPIHKFATVMEGAVIKHDFIVENQGDAPLEIHKVQPDUGCSVASHSGQIPAGGKGKISVVVDTANRGGQLLTKRFRVYTNDRRERQTVLAVSGQVNAYIMVSPARVRLVGRLGETLSQQVRIVPQGYPFAIREAKASNGADIRISIEPAGQPPAGQGFVLTVTSTRREAGSFGDYILIQTDLKEKPTIGIPVSGRLYAKQPPEK; encoded by the coding sequence ATGTTACACAAATTCACCCATCTTACGATCATGCTGGCCGTCTCTTTGTTTGGCCTGATCGGGTTCGTGGACAACGGCCTGTGCGATACACGACCGGCCGCTCAATCCCAGGAGCCGGCCCAAACCGCCAAGACACCCAAAGTGTATTTTCCCGACCCCATCCACAAGTTTGCGACGGTCATGGAAGGCGCCGTCATCAAGCACGACTTTATCGTCGAAAATCAGGGCGACGCCCCCCTGGAGATCCACAAAGTGCAACCCGATTGAGGCTGCTCGGTGGCCTCCCATTCGGGCCAGATTCCTGCCGGCGGCAAGGGAAAAATCAGTGTGGTGGTCGATACCGCCAATCGGGGCGGCCAGCTCTTGACCAAAAGATTTCGTGTTTACACCAATGATCGCCGGGAGCGGCAGACCGTGCTCGCGGTGAGCGGGCAAGTGAACGCCTATATCATGGTTTCGCCGGCCCGTGTGCGACTGGTCGGCCGGTTGGGCGAAACGCTTTCCCAGCAGGTGCGCATCGTACCCCAGGGTTATCCGTTTGCCATTCGGGAGGCCAAGGCCAGCAACGGCGCGGATATCCGCATTTCCATCGAACCTGCTGGCCAACCGCCGGCCGGGCAGGGATTTGTGCTGACCGTGACCAGCACCCGGCGTGAAGCCGGCAGCTTCGGAGACTATATCCTGATCCAAACCGACCTCAAGGAGAAGCCGACCATCGGCATTCCCGTGAGTGGTCGGCTCTATGCAAAGCAACCCCCTGAAAAGTGA
- a CDS encoding citrate synthase, with amino-acid sequence MDEYVTLNYKGETYRLPVIIGTENECGIDILALRRDTGLITFDPGFANTGACKSSITYMDGEKGILRYRGIPVEELAEHSTFKETSYLLINGRLPTAEELRHFSIMLNDHSLVHEDMKTFFQNFPRASHPMGILSAMVNALRSFYPELQTTEEEINFTVTRLLAKVRTMAAMSYKISRGHTVVYPRPDLAYCENFLNMMFNTPVKPYEFVREVVRALEVFWILHADHEQNCSTTAVRVVGSGRVNLYAAISAGMSALWGPLHGGANQAVVEMLSDIYRSGGDYRKAVERAKDKDDPFRLMGFGHRVYKTYDPRAKIMKKMCDDLLSALKLKDPLLDIAKELEEVAVNDAYFIDHNLYPNVDFYSGIVLRAIGIPTNMFTVMFAIGRLPGWIAQWKESMDDPQWRISRPRQIYTGPSETHYVPMAKRKGI; translated from the coding sequence AGGGACTGAGAATGAGTGCGGCATCGATATCCTCGCATTACGACGCGATACCGGTCTGATTACGTTCGATCCGGGCTTCGCCAATACCGGCGCCTGCAAAAGCAGCATTACCTATATGGATGGTGAGAAAGGCATCCTGCGCTACCGCGGCATACCGGTCGAAGAACTGGCCGAACACTCCACCTTCAAAGAGACGTCTTACCTGTTGATTAACGGCCGCTTGCCCACGGCGGAGGAGCTGCGCCATTTTTCCATCATGCTCAACGACCATTCCCTGGTCCACGAGGACATGAAGACTTTTTTCCAGAATTTCCCCAGGGCATCCCATCCCATGGGCATTCTCTCCGCCATGGTCAACGCCCTGCGCAGTTTTTATCCGGAGCTGCAGACCACCGAGGAGGAGATCAACTTCACCGTGACCCGACTCCTAGCCAAGGTGAGGACCATGGCCGCCATGTCCTACAAGATTTCCCGGGGCCACACCGTGGTCTATCCCCGTCCGGATCTGGCTTACTGCGAGAATTTTCTCAACATGATGTTCAACACGCCGGTCAAACCCTACGAATTCGTGCGCGAGGTGGTGCGTGCCCTGGAGGTTTTCTGGATTTTGCATGCCGATCACGAGCAGAATTGTTCGACCACTGCGGTGCGCGTTGTGGGCAGCGGGCGCGTCAATCTTTACGCGGCCATATCCGCGGGTATGTCGGCCCTCTGGGGCCCTCTGCACGGCGGCGCCAACCAGGCCGTGGTCGAAATGCTCAGCGACATTTATCGCAGCGGGGGAGACTACCGCAAGGCGGTGGAACGTGCCAAAGACAAAGATGACCCTTTCCGCCTCATGGGTTTCGGACACCGGGTATACAAGACCTATGACCCGCGGGCCAAGATCATGAAGAAGATGTGTGACGATCTGTTGTCGGCCCTGAAGCTGAAGGACCCGCTCCTGGACATCGCCAAGGAGCTGGAGGAGGTGGCGGTTAACGATGCCTATTTCATCGACCACAACCTCTATCCCAATGTGGATTTTTACAGTGGTATCGTTTTACGCGCCATCGGTATTCCTACCAATATGTTTACCGTCATGTTCGCCATCGGTCGACTGCCCGGTTGGATCGCCCAATGGAAAGAGAGCATGGACGATCCCCAATGGCGTATCAGCCGCCCGCGCCAGATCTATACCGGTCCATCTGAAACCCATTATGTGCCGATGGCCAAGCGCAAGGGGATTTGA